The following coding sequences are from one Camarhynchus parvulus chromosome 1, STF_HiC, whole genome shotgun sequence window:
- the LIPI gene encoding lipase member I, which produces MLKLCFFLCLIYWVRPDEAKICPEFTDLNLGDALTGTELYVQLLLYTRENPDCAERLIELNVTASKYLNTTKKIVFVIHGFRPTGSPPAWLGDMKKLLLSSEDINLIIVDWNRGATTVNYVTAVKNCRKVAEILKNYVDQMLVGGASLDSLYMIGVSLGAHIAGFVGQKYNGKLGRITGLDPAGPSFNEEPPEYRLDPTDAQFVDVIHSDIDVLGFKKPLGTIDFYPNGGMYQPGCPKTFFSGLYYFKCDHQRSVFLFLSSLKRKCDIITYPCHSYLDYKRGKCLNCNAFQPMSCPVVGYHADRWKKLLIPYSSPIKAYFDTSDRDPFCMYNYLLDITTWNKSIRRGFIKVKIMDNDGNAVESQMNSKASTFQQYKSVKILTGFPRDIEKIAKMSLTFSTKALIGPTKKLKILHMKLTSVNNPKRPQLCRYDLVLMEKIEVIFRPIPCFGMGT; this is translated from the exons ATGCTGAAATTgtgtttcttcctctgtttgATATACTGGGTGAGACCAG atGAGGCAAAAATATGTCCTGAATTTACAGACCTTAACCTAGGTGATGCCTTGACTGGAACAGAACTCTATGTTCAGCTACTCCTGTACACAAGGGAAAATCCAGATTGTGCTGAGAGACTCATTGAACTCAATGTTACTGCATCTAAGTACCTGAATACAACCAAGAAAATTGTCTTTGTTATTCACGGCTTCAGGCCAACAGGATCTCCTCCAGCATGGCTGGGTGACATGAAGAAGCTTTTACTGTCTTCAGAGGATATTAATCTCATTATAGTTGATTGGAATCGTGGTGCTACCACTGTGAATTACGTAACTGCTgtgaaaaactgcagaaaagttGCAGAAATACTGAAGAATTATGTTGACCAGATGCTG GTGGGTGGAGCTTCTCTTGACTCTCTCTATATGATTGGAGTTAGTCTTGGTGCTCATATAGCTGGTTTTGTTGGCCAGAAGTACAATGGCAAACTTGGCAGAATTACAG GTCTGGATCCAGCAGGCCCTTCATTCAATGAAGAACCACCAGAGTACAGACTGGATCCTACTGATGCACAGTTTGTGGATGTAATCCATTCAGATATTGATG TACTAGGTTTCAAGAAGCCTTTAGGAACCATTGATTTCTATCCAAATGGAGGAATGTACCAGCCTGGTTGtccaaaaacatttttcagtg gattatattattttaaatgtgacCATCAGAGATCTGTCTTCCTCTTCTTATCATCTTTGAAAAGAAAGTGTGACATAATAACATATCCTTGTCACTCTTACTTGGATTACAAGAGAGGAAAATGTCTTAATTGTAATGCTTTCCAGCCTATGTCCTGCCCAGTAGTGG GTTATCATGCTGATAgatggaaaaagctgttgatACCATATAGTTCACCAATAAAAGCTTACTTTGATACCTCAGACCGAGACCCATTCTGCA TGTATAACTACTTATTGGACATTACTACCTGGAATAAAAGCATTAGGAGAGGTTTCattaaagttaaaataatgGATAATGATGGAAACGCAGTAGAGTCACAGATGAACAG caaaGCTTCAACATTTCAGCAATATAAAAGCGTCAAAATACTGACTGGATTTCCCCGAGACAttgaaaaaattgcaaaaatgtCCTTGACTTTTTCTACTAAGGCTTTAATAGGCCCAACAAAAAAGCTTAAGATTCTTCACATGAAGCTGACATCTGTCAATAATCCAAAAAG GCCTCAGCTGTGCAGATACGATTTGGTACTGATGGAGAAGATTGAAGTGATCTTCAGACCTATCCCTTGCTTTGGGATGGGTACATGA